Part of the Mariprofundus sp. NF genome is shown below.
ATACACTAATTTTGTAAAACCTCAACGGGATTAGGTTTTACAAAGCTGAAATGATATCTTTTCCTTTCAATTGCAGGTCGTAATGAATGTGACAGCCCATTGTGATAAAGTGGCAGGCTAGCGTAGCCCAAAGTGCACTCTGCTGTTACTGCTATCACCTCCACCGAATTCTTAATGTTCGCTTTCGCCAAATGGACAATCGGCAATCATTCAATATTGATTTATCATTTGCCTTCATGAGTAAGAAGTAATTACTTGCTTCAATTTTTATATAATAACGAAAAGAAGGTATATATAGTAGGGTATACTTGGAACTGCCAGTAGAGCCAGTATCAAAATACCTAAGGAGATCAGATGGCTTTTAAACCAAAGGAGGGAGATGTATTTATCTGTGAAAAGGGCAGCTATGCTAATGTTCGACTTTACCGGACATATAAGAACGCGGGGAAATTGATTGCGTATTATTATGCTCCCCCAAAAAAGCCTGATGATGATCGCTATATAGAATCCTTAATTGATGATCTCGACGGCCCATTTTTTCCAAGTTTTAGTGCTTATGCTATTAGAGGGAATATTCCTTGTGGACTTGATTCTGAACTAAATAGCTATATTAACATTGAAACCTGCCTAAAGAAGATTATTAATGACGCAAAATCTAACCGTATTGAGCTCACATTGGCGGAATCGCGAATTTCAGAATTGACAGGTGAAACCTCGCAAAGGATTTCTGTAGTGCTTAAACTACTGATTGCGGAGAAAATTCAATATCAATTCAGCTCCACCAAACAGAAAGAGTTCATTGAGTTTACAGAAATAAAAATCACTTCGGAAAACAGTAAGAGTTATTACGGATCGCTTGCAAAGGAAATTGCTGTCAAAAGTGAGCAAGTATCTCTCTTAACATCTCATGGCCAAACAGCGGGAAACTATAGGGAGCACATACTTCGGTCACTTCTCAAAAAACACCTTCCTTCGCGTTTTGGCATTGGTACAGGCTTCATTGAAGGTATATCGAGACAGCTTGATATCATTATATATGACAAGGCTAATTTCGCACCCGTTTTCCAAGAATCAGATTTGGTCGTTGTTCACAAAGAGGCTGTCAGAGGAATTATTGAAGTGAAAACCACTTTAGATAGTCAAAAGCTTAGAGATTCATTACAGCTTTTTTATGACATATTTAGATCTGGAACATTTCACCCTAAACTGCCAATATTTAAAGGAATTTATGCTTTCAACACGAATTATGAAAGTACGGAGAATGTTGCCAAGGCAATAAGACGATTTCATATACGACCATACTTTGAAAAAACTATACAAGCCAAAATAACTCGTGATATTCAATATCTATATCAGGAAATTTCGACTGTTTGCGTAATTAATAAGCACTTCTTGTTTACAAAATACTCCCGATTCGGGGAACGTGATAATGGAAACATTGTGCCCACATTATATTCAATTTCAGAAGAAAACGGATTGGATATCCAATCCGCTGCATTTATTGCTTCAATCTTTGACTATCTTGATGGAGATTTTTATTCAAAGAGAACGGCGCAAAAAGGTTTTAACCAATTGATGTCTACTGAATCGGTAAAACTTAAATTTGAGAATTATATTGCTAATCAAGATTGGGTTCCTCGAACTGCCACCCCTGGCGAACATGACTTTAGTCAAGGTGCAATCGCATCCAGGTTGGATAAACTTTCATTGTGGTTTGAGGGCGAAACATCTGCTTCTGAATACATTAAGGATATTGAAAGCAGTGGTTCTGGCGAGGCATTACGACCACCTCCATTCAGCTCCAAGCCAGCGGACAAATAAAGACATCAACAATCCAGTTCTGTCCGGAAGAGGACATTCGGTAAAATTATCTAACGATCCGGAAACTAGCTTCTTGTTAGTTTATTTCTTTAGATGCTCCCAACGAAATATGCATTTCACCAGTTTCATTGATTTTATGAAAAGCCATTTCAACAGGCAAACTCTCAATGTTGAAATTAAACCCTACTGAACTGGCTATATGTTCATCGTGCGAGGTATTCTCATAGTTGTTTATTGTTGAAATAGGCACTTCTTCTATCGTTACTGATAAATCACCAGTAAATAATATTTCTGCGATACGTATTCGACCGACTTCTGACTCCACCACGAAATGACTGTCGTCACTTTCAAATATTACTCTTAGATTTATTTCCTTTGATGCGCCATCCGTATTTAAATCATCGTATAGATTACCTGTTTTATTCACAGCAATTTGCATTGCTTCGCACACCGTTACATGTTGATCTGTCTCTGTTGAAATAAGAATCGGATCACTGGGTTCGACGGCGACTAATCTTTTTTCTAACGCGATCCTATATTTATCAGGAATATCTTTATCAACTAATAAAACCGCATTTTTTAGAATAGCCCCCCGTCTTGTAACCGTCATTTTGTTCGGTAAAAACCAATCACTTATATCTTCCAGATGTGATTCAGTAACGGTGCGTAGTTCTATGCCAGCCTCTTTAGCATATATCGTAGCACTATCTGCAAACCCAGTTGTAGAAACGGCTATAACCTTATTAAAGCCAAATCTATCTCTTCTACCTACTAGTTGTTCAATCCATGCACCAGGAGCGGCACCATGAGAAGGGCGATCTCTACACTCAATAAGCCATTTTAAATTGGTTGAGCCAACCTTCCCTTCTATTTCGATGTCAAACTCTGCTATTTGTACACCATCATCATTAAACACCTTTTCATTCGTTGAAACACTTATCCCCTGAGGTAGAAGAATCTTTTCAATTTGGGCGACAAATCCTTCAAGCAACTTTCCAGAATTCGACATTATCGCCCCCTTTTCTATTTTCAGATGAGTGAGTATCATACATAAATAGCCATTCGTTCCCATTTAACATCACCAATGACCGATTTTGGCTGCCTAAAGTGGTCATTCGTTTAACCACGGCAGGGTGTCACTTTGAATCACAGTTGGGCGCCAACTTTTAGGTTCAGTCTGCATTCAGTCTACGACTGGGCTTTGAGCTAATTAACTAGGCGTATCTCTCAGCTTATCAAGATAATCTGCCCAGAACTGCATCATCGTTTTTCTCTCCTCTAGATGCTCGGCATAATTATATGCTGCTTTTACTTGGTTTCGTTCCAAGTGTGCTAACTGGCGTTCAATCACATCACTAGGCCAGCCTTCTTCATGTAGACGTGTTGAGGCCATAGCTCTAAAACCATGGCCACAAATCTCATCCTTTTCATAACCCAATCTTCTCAAGGCGGCATTGACTGTGTTTTCTGACATAGGACGATCTTTAGTACGAATGCCTGGAAAAACATATTTGCAATGCCCTGTAACAACATGCAATTTACGCAGAACAATAATCACTTGTTCAGCTAATGGTACCAGGTGACGATCATCCATTTTCATCTTCTGACCAGGTATAGACCACATGCCTGCATCAAGATCAAATTCAGACCATTCAGCATGCCGTAACTCCCCTGGTCGCACAAATAAATACGGTGCCATACGCAATGCGCAAGTAACAACAAAGGTTCCTTCGTAACCTTCTATAACTCTAAGCAACTGCCCAATCTGCTTAGGCTCAATAATTGTGGCCATTTTTTTTGATTTTCTTGCAGTCAGAGCATCTATCAAATTAGTAGTTGGATCATATTCAATGCCATGTTTTTTTCCATACTTTACAACTGCGAATCGAAAAACTCGGCTACAAAGGCTTTTCACCTTATGCATAGTTTCAATATATGATTGTTTCTCAATCTTCTCTAGCATCTCTAAAACCATTGGAGAATCGACTTGAGCTATGGGGTAGCTCCCAATTACGGGAAAAACATACATCTCTAAACGACGCCAAATTTTTGCAGCATACTCGTCAGATAATTCGTTTGATTTCTTTTGATGCCATTTAGTTGCAACCTCCTTAAATGTAGGGCAATCAACTGGGCCATTCTTTTTTTTCAGAAGAACTGGGTCCTCACCATCATCAAGTTGCTTTCTTGCGGCGTCTTTTTTCTGCCGAGCTTCTTTTAAACTTACCTTCGGATACACGCCAAGTGCTAATGTCTTACGCCTTCCATTATAAGTGTAGTCCAAACGCCAATACTTACTTTTGAGGGTAACTAAGAGATACATGTTGTCACTATCGGCAAGTTTTATTTGTTTCTTGCCTGCAGGGACCTTTGATTTTTTACATTTAATATCTGTTAAAGCCATGATCACCCCCTAGTATGATAACGGTATAAATATCACCCTATCATCAAATACCGTTGGATATACCGTACAACTCAACGGTATTTGATTGGATTCAATTGGACTGCATTGGACACAATGTAATAAAAAAAGCCTGCAACCACAAGGGTTACAGGCTTATATTGGACCGTATTGGACACTAGTTTGGTGGCGCTTCAGGGACTCGAACCCCGGACACCCGGATTATGATTCCGGTGCTCTAACCAGCTGAGCTAAAGCGCCTTCTGATGAGGCGCGGATTATAGGAAGCCAATTCACTTTGGCAAGTCATCAACTCGATCTTTTTTCTCCGGCATATCATCATCATCGAGAATACGGTGGGCAGGCCCCTCCATATCATCATATTGACCACTTTTTACAGCCCAGAAAAAGACCAGGACACCAACTAGGCCCAATACAATCATGGCGGGAATCAATCCGAAAATCACATCCATAGCTCTATCCTGCAGTCTCCGGGTCTATTCGAATAGCCTCATATTTCTCCGGTGGTGTAAATTTAACTGCAAGCCAATCCGGTACTTTGCCACTGTTGATCAGGTGATAACCTCCTGCTTCGAGCACCACAGTTGCCATTACTGCCAGCAGTGTGGGCACAACGGCTACCCGTGAAATAGCCGTAAACATAATCTCGGCCATTTTTGCATCATTGGCACTTAAGCTGATCAGCCAGGCCACAGCCACCAGAAGTGCGGTCACAACGTAACCGATCATCAGAAACTGACAGCGCCTGAATGAGAGACGCCAGTGCATCTCGACAAACCAGTCGTCCTGTTTGCGGGAACGCCTGTAGATATAGGCTATGACAGCCAGAGAGCAGAGCAGCGGAATCAGAAATCCGTACATGCCCACATCCAGCACTATAGCTGCCGGTGTTAGCAGTAAATTAAAGAGCAGGATATTTAGTACAAACAGGTTATGCGGAACACGTGCTCGGCGCTTCTCCTCTTCGCTGATCTCAAAATTCATGTTGAAGAGCTCCCTACTCGCCTGCGAATCAGAATAGCGTTACCAATCACCAGCAGTGAGCTGATCGGCATGGCAATCGCTGCAAAGACCGGGGTCACCATCGCAGCCATGGCGGCCGGCACCAGAATCAGGTTATAGGTCAGTGAAATACCGATATTCTGACGAATCGTGGCGAGTGTTCTCTCTGCCAGCGATATGGCAAAACCGACACGACTCAGATCACTACCAACCAGCACGATATCGGAGCACTCCATCGAGACATCCATGCCCGACCCCATCGCCATGCTGACATCTGCACGTGCCAGTGCAGGCGCATCATTCACCCCATCACCGATCATCAACACCTTTTCTCCCTGCTGCTGCAGAGCACGGATCTCTGCCTCTTTATCTTCAGGCATCAGCTCCGCTTTTACCACCATCTCACCCAACTTCACTTTCAGACTATTACCCGCCTCTCTGGAGTCACCGGTCAAGACAGTAATACCAAACCCCTGCGCTCTAAGCAGTGCCACCAATTCAGGCGCCTGATCACGGATTCGATCCTGCATATGAATCAGTCCGGCCAGCACTCCATCCACGGCCACAAACAGGGCCACACCCATACCTGACTCAATCTGTTGCTGCTGGCTCTGCATAAACTCATCAATCTCGGCACCGGCACGTAACATCAAGCGAGCATTACCGATCACCACAGCCCGCCCATCCACCTCACCACTCACGCCCAGTCCCGATTCGGAGATAAATGATCTGCAGCTTAAGCGTGCAGTTTTGTGTTCAGCGCAAATTGCGGAAGCCAGCGGATGGCGCGAATGGCTTTCAACAGCGGCAGCCAGAGAGATCAATCGTTCAGGCTCAAAACCGTTGCTCGTTGAAATATTTGCCACCCGCATCCTGCCCTCGGTAAGTGTGCCGGTTTTATCAAACACCACATGTGTGATTGATGCCAGTGACTCCAGCGCCTGACCATGACGAACCAGTACACCGCGTTTGGCTCCAACTCCTACACCAACAGCGATACCCATCGGTGTCGCCAGCCCCAGGGCACATGGGCATGTGATAATCAGCACCGAGACTGCAGCCAGCAGAGCTGTATCAAAATCGTCTCTAAGCCAGTAGAGGAAGGTGATCAATGCCAACCCCAGGGTTATGGCAACAAACCATGGCACAATGCGATCTGCAAGCTGCTGCACCGCTGCCTTGGAGCCCTGAGCCTCCTCCACCAGAGCAACAATACGGGCAAGCGTGGTATCTGCACCAATCAAGCTGACTTCAACAGTCAGTGAGCCATCGACATTGATCGAACCGGCCACCACAGAAGCGCCCTTCTCTTTTTGCAATGGTCTGGACTCGCCACTGAGCATCGATTCATCGACATAGGATTCACCAGACAAAACAACACCATCAGCAGGCACCTTTTCTCCCGGCCGTACCAGTACCCGATCACCGACCTGCAATTTACGCACTGATATACGCTCTTCTCCCTCCCCACCATCCACCAATCCATCAAGCAGACGCGTAGCAAGTCTGGGTTGCAACTCCAGCAGACGCAGAGCGGCAGAAGATGCATTACGTTTGGAGAGCCCCTCCAGATATCGGCCAATGAGAATCACAAACAGGAATGTAACGACCGTATCAAAATAGACTTCACCGCTTGCCTGCACCAGAACCCAGCAGGAGTAGGCATAGGTGCTCAGTGAACCGATGCTGATCGGCAGATCCATGGTCAACCGCCACTGTTGCAGCCCCAGCAGTGCAGAGCGGAAAAATGGCCAACCGGAGTAGAGCAGCACCGGCGTGGCGATAAAGAAGCTAACCAGTTGGAAGAACGCTTTATGCCCCTGATCAATACCTGAGAAATCACCGGCATAGAGTGCAATAGAGATCCACATGATATTCATCGCACCGAAACCGGCAAAAGCCATGCGGAAGAGCAGTGAGCGGTTTCTACGCTGCAGCGATCCTTCAGCTGCTTCGGCATTAAACGGGGCAGCTGCATAACCCAAACTGCCCAGCCGTACCATGATGGCAGAGAGTTTCACGTTATTGCTATCCCAGCGCAGATTCAGACGCTGATGCGCCAGATTCACCTCGGCCAGATCAATACCGGGCATGGCTGCAAGCCCCTTCTCAATTAACCAGACACAGGCTGCGCAGTGAATACCCTCCACCAGCAGATGTGCCTGCTTTCTTCCCTCGCCAAAATCACGTACAAATTCGCTCTGCAACTCAGGCAGATCATACTGCTCAAGATCAGCGACCTGCTCAGGTGGTGGTTCCTCAGCGCTCTGGTAGTTCAGGCGGGAGTAAAAAGCGTCCAGACCCGATTCATGAATCACCTGACAGACTGTCAGGCAACCCACGCAGCAGAAGCTGTGCTTTTCTCCATTAATTTCGACCTCACATCCCGAATGTTCCGATACCGGCAGGCCACAGTGGAAACAGGGGGTTGTCTGACTCATAAGCGTGAGTTCTGGATCAGTTGCCTACAAATATGCGTTGCACCACATCAAACTGTTTTCCATCTGCCTGAATCTGGGCAATCAGATCCCAGGTTCCCGGCAGAGGAAAACTGGCAACGACACTAAAAGAGCCGGGATCACGCTGTTGCATGGTTAGCTTGAAATCAGCGTTGGCATCACTTGGACGGTAAGCGTAGAGAGTGACTGAAGCGCTGCTGACAGGTTTACCACTCTCCATCACCGCATAGAGGCGATAGGTCTGGGACTGCCCCACCACAGGCTTGTCCGGCGTCATCAGATTCAATCGCCACTGCGGCAGATTCTTCTGCTCAGGTGTTTTGTTAAAGTAGTTGCTGCCCTTCTCATAATAATCTTCAGAGACAAGACCCGGACTGGTTTGACCGGCAATCACCGCCATCCATATCGTGGCTGCCAGCGCAGCACCCACCAGCCCCAGAATACCGAGGAACCACGGGTTTCTGAAATCCTCTTTCAAATGCAGTTCTGCTGCCATAAAACGCTCCTATCTGCCTTTTGGACCGACGAACACCGAATCATAGGTTACGGTAATATCCGGCTGTGTGATACCCTGAATGGTTAACCGCACATCGCTGTTTTCCTGCTTCAGGCTGTCGCGATTCGCGAGCAGGAAGATACTGAACGGTACCAGTTTACCGGCTTTCAGGGTGATATCTCTGAAATATGCCTCATCCACCAGTCGGATATTTCCTGAAGCGCTCTGCACCGTCAGGCTGACGCGCTGATCGGTCTCAAGTTTATTCACAGCCTTGATGGTATACTTATTCTGAATCGAACCGTCAGACATACGCATAAACAGCGGCTGGCGAGAGTGTACGATAGATAGCTCAACCGGTGGAATGGTTGCCAGACCATAGATAATACCAGCTACGGCCAGCATGAAGATGGTGGTATATGTAATCACGCGTGGACGCCGGAACAGTGGCGGAAGCTTCTCCCCCTCCATCTCCTTCTGCGAGAGATAACGGATCAGGCCTCGGGGTTTACCCACCCTGTCCATAATCGAATCACAAGCATCTATGCACATGCCACAGGTGATGCAGCCTTCACTTAACCCTTCACGAATATCCACGCCGGTCGGGCATACTCCCACGCACACCTTGCAGTCGATACAGTCTCCATTGGCGCTCTGCTGCTTGCCTTTCACCTTACCGCGCGGCTCGCCACGGTGGTAATCATAGGTTGGCAGAATCGAGTCCTTATCCACCATCACGCTCTGAATGCGTGCATAGGGGCAGAGCCAGAAGCAGACCTGCTCGCGCATAAAACCGGCAAGAATGTAGGTGCCAGCAATAAACAGACCCAGCACAACCCAGCCGACAAGTGAAGCAGAGAGGGTGAGGTAGTCATGCCACAATGCAAATGCGTTGGTAAAATAGGCGGAAAAGGTGATGCCTGTAAGTGTTGCAATCAGAATCCACAAGCTATGTTTTATAACTTTTTTGCGAATTTTATCTGCTGACCACGGCGCCTTATCAAGCTTGCGACGCTGGATGGCATTGCCTTCGATCTTATCTTCAATAAAGGTGAAAATATCAGTCCAGACGGTCTGGAAACAGAAATAACCACAGAACAGACGCCCTGCCACTGCGGTTACACCAAACAGCGTAATCGCCAGCATGATCAACACGAGAGAGAGCATCCAGATATCCTGCGGCCAGATGGTGATGCCAAAGAGATAAAATTTACGCCCGGGAATATCAAACAAAAGCGCCTGATGACCATTCCACTGCAGATAAGGGCCGATAAAGAAGAGCAGCCAGCTACTCATGCTCAACCATTTCAGATTGCGAAAACGACCCGGCATACGCTTGGCATGGATTGTCTCGCCACCGGTGTTTACATGGTAGTGCAACGTGTCGGCATAGAGATCGTCGATGTTGTTACTGACCGGCTTGTTTTCGCTCATGATCTCCTCCGCAGAAGTTTCAGGTAGCACACCCCTCCTCACTGCAGGAGGGATGACTTACCTGTTTAGCAATAAACAAATAGTTTGCTTGTTACTGTTCATCTTTTGAGTTGATGATTTTATAAAACCAAACCATCCCGTAGATCAGAATAGCCAATACGAAGACCATGCTGATGAGTACACCAATTTCTACTGCATCCATGTGACTCTCCTCTGAATCGTTTCAATCAAGCCAGACAGTTGCAGGGGAGAGGGAACCCTCCCCTGCTTTGGCCATTATTTACCACCGCCCATTGCATGAACCTTGATGGCCAGTATCTTGATCTGCTCAGGCGTCAGTTTGACTCCAAAAGCAGGCATGATCGCACTGCGTGTCTCAGCCACATCCTCCTGATTCACACCGTAACGGATGGTTCTCAGCACCGCTTCACGACTGCCGCCGAAGCGCCACACCTGATCGGTAAGGTTGGCTGCACCTGAATATGTGTCGTCATTAAGTGCACCACCTTTGGCGTTATCACCATGACATCCCATGCATCCAGCCTCTTCGAAAAGTGCCCAACCCTCTTGCGTCGCTTCACCTTTGGGCAGCGCCACAACAAAATCAGTCAGCTTTTCGATCTGATCAGTTTCCAGCATATCGGCATGAGCAGGCATATCAGCCATTCGCCCATCAGTAATGGTCTCTATGATCGTGTCGATATCGCCACCAAAGAGCCAGTCATCATCCGCCAGCACAGGGAAGAGCCCTTCTGCACCCTCACCACCGGCACCATGACAGGCCGCACAGCTATCGCCGTAGACCGCCTTGGCCGCCGACTCGGCAAAATTACGCAGTTCAGCATCGGCCATAATCTCGCCAGCGCTCATCGCTTTGAGTTTGGCCATGTAAGGCGCTTTGATTGCCTCATTCTCGACCACCGCTTCCTTAAACTCTTTGATTTGAGTCCAGCCCAGCAGCCCTTCATTGGAGCCGTTGATCAGCGGAATGGATGGGTAGAGCAGGAAGTAGATGATGCACCAGATCCAGCCGATGTGGAACGAGATCAACCACCAGCGCGGAGGCGGATTGGTCAACTCGCGGATACCATCCCACTCATGTCCGGTATCCTGAGGTTTATTGGATTGATTATGCTTGTCCATGTCTCTCCTCCCGGTCGAGTTCCATATCATCTTCGTGATTGACGAAATCACGATGCTGTTCAAATTTATCGCGGTTAGCTGGCTTAAGAATGGTGAAATAAGCCGCTATCATGAGACCTGCAATGACCAAAAGAATGGTCAGTCCGGTCCAGTCGGTGGTGGTCATAGCAGACCAGTCGGTCGAGAAGAAATCACTCACGATAATCCCTCCCTTCCTGGAATTTCACCATCGTTCCGAGTACCTGCAGATAGGCGACAATGGCATCCATCTCGGTTTTGCCTTTCACCGCCTCAGCAGCACCGGCAAAATCAGCCTCTGTATAGGGCACTCCGACTGCAGCCAGTGCACGCAGTTTGCGCTCGGTCAGGCTATGATCGACAATGTTTTCAGCCAGGAACGGATAGCCGGGCATCACCGATTCAGGTACCAGCGAGCGTGGAGCTTTCAGATGCTGGATCTGCCACTCATCAGAGTATTTACCACCCACACGGGCCACATCAGGGCCAGTGCGTTTGGAACCCCACTGGAACGGATGATCAAATTTCGACTCCGCCGCCAGTGAGTAGTGACCATAACGCTCTTTCTCATCACGGAACGGACGAATCATCTGTGAATGGCAGAGGTAGCAGCCTTCACGCACATAGATATCGCGCCCCTCCTGTTCCAGAGCGGTGTAAGGACGAATGCCGTCCTCCTCCTTGTTGAGCTTTTCAATGGTGTTATCGAGATAGTAGAGCGGCACGATCTCGACAATACCTGCTACCGATACCACCAGTGCAATCATGAGGAGCAGAGCCCAGACATTTTTTTCGAGTTTTTCCTGAAATGACATCTGAATACCCCCTTAAGCCTTAGCTGCCGCAGCTGCAGAAGCAGGCTGACGGGAACCACTGATTGTCTTGATAATATTGTAGAGCATGATGAGAGAGCCCAGCAGTACCAGCACACCACCAATAGAGCGCAGTGCATAGTACGGATGCATCGCTGATACGGTTTCAGCAAAGGTGTAGACCAGATTGCCGTAATCGTCTGTGGCACGCCACATCAGCCCCTGCATGATACCCGATACCCACATCGCACAGATGTAGATGATGGTGCCGATGGTATGAATCCAGAAGTGTGTATTAACCAGACTCACCGAGTAGATCTCGCGACCCCAGAGTCTGGTAACCATATGGTAGATCGCACCGATGGAGACCATCGCTACCCAACCCAGAGCACCGGAGTGCACATGACCAATGGTCCAGTCAGTGTAGTGAGAGAGTGCGTTAACGGTCTTGATCGACATCACAGGGCCTTCGAAGGTGGACATGGCATAAAATGCCAGTGAGACCACAAGGAAGCGCAACACATAATCGTCACGCAATTTGTTCCATGCTCCAGAGAGGGTCATCACACCATTAATCGCGCCACCCCATGATGGAATGATCATCGCCATCGATACGGCCGCACCGAGTGAACCGGTCCAATCCGGTAGTGCTGTGTACTGCAGATGATGCGCACCGAGCCAGACATAACCGAA
Proteins encoded:
- the ccoO gene encoding cytochrome-c oxidase, cbb3-type subunit II; the encoded protein is MSFQEKLEKNVWALLLMIALVVSVAGIVEIVPLYYLDNTIEKLNKEEDGIRPYTALEQEGRDIYVREGCYLCHSQMIRPFRDEKERYGHYSLAAESKFDHPFQWGSKRTGPDVARVGGKYSDEWQIQHLKAPRSLVPESVMPGYPFLAENIVDHSLTERKLRALAAVGVPYTEADFAGAAEAVKGKTEMDAIVAYLQVLGTMVKFQEGRDYRE